One Gloeothece verrucosa PCC 7822 DNA window includes the following coding sequences:
- a CDS encoding capsular polysaccharide biosynthesis protein, producing MSAKPIQPQNFPEAVVWYAITWTYGFYLIGAMYIVGALVAWILGFYLLLKLWLQSDETPSEQRISIPFITWVWIMGMLAMEVALIVGHLDYNLPISTLIKSSIGWSKGWALLALYPLVGCLPIRPQIIYKATCIICFHTLLICPLLIIAPILHLPEILYVSPLKAVGGPGTTFFDVSLYEIDFDGEIRQRLFTPWGPALGFLANIYFLLALGEKNYKWRFFGILGALFMGYVCKSRLALVSILLTPVLTFFLSRLTRPFIQIFLGIASVISGILSPLLLNIIDTVWTKFKEARAESTRVRSTLREIAGYRWETEAPIWGHGIVETGPHLVEYMPIGSHHTWFGLLFVKGIVGLLALAIPMLLSFIVLLFKSQAKQTARTALAILFTLFLYTFGENLEILAYLFWPGLVVMGIAFKE from the coding sequence ATGAGTGCTAAACCAATTCAGCCCCAAAATTTTCCTGAAGCTGTAGTCTGGTATGCCATCACTTGGACTTATGGATTTTACCTAATTGGAGCCATGTATATTGTTGGGGCATTAGTTGCTTGGATATTGGGGTTTTACCTACTTTTAAAACTCTGGCTACAATCCGATGAGACTCCATCAGAGCAACGCATTTCTATTCCTTTCATTACTTGGGTTTGGATTATGGGAATGTTGGCCATGGAAGTCGCATTAATTGTCGGACATCTTGATTATAATTTGCCTATTTCAACTCTCATTAAATCTTCTATTGGCTGGAGTAAAGGTTGGGCGTTACTAGCTTTGTATCCTTTAGTGGGATGTTTACCTATTCGTCCCCAAATTATTTATAAAGCGACTTGTATTATTTGTTTTCATACTCTCTTAATTTGCCCTTTATTAATTATCGCTCCTATCCTCCACCTACCCGAAATCCTTTATGTTTCTCCCCTAAAAGCGGTTGGTGGTCCCGGCACGACTTTTTTTGATGTTTCTTTGTATGAAATTGATTTTGATGGTGAAATTCGCCAACGCTTATTTACCCCTTGGGGGCCGGCATTAGGATTTTTAGCTAATATTTATTTTCTTCTTGCTTTAGGAGAAAAAAATTATAAATGGCGTTTCTTTGGTATTCTGGGAGCTTTGTTTATGGGTTATGTCTGTAAGTCGCGGTTAGCTTTAGTTTCTATTTTACTAACTCCAGTGTTGACTTTTTTCCTTTCTCGTCTTACTCGTCCTTTCATTCAAATCTTTTTAGGGATTGCTTCTGTAATTAGTGGAATTCTTTCACCTTTATTATTAAATATAATAGATACTGTTTGGACGAAATTTAAAGAAGCGAGGGCAGAGTCCACGAGGGTACGAAGCACCCTCAGAGAAATTGCCGGATATCGTTGGGAAACTGAAGCACCGATTTGGGGTCATGGAATCGTTGAAACTGGCCCTCATTTAGTTGAGTATATGCCTATTGGCTCCCATCATACTTGGTTTGGTTTATTATTTGTCAAGGGAATTGTTGGCTTATTAGCTTTAGCGATTCCTATGCTTTTAAGTTTTATCGTACTCCTGTTTAAATCTCAGGCAAAACAAACCGCAAGAACCGCTTTAGCTATTCTGTTTACTTTATTCCTTTATACTTTTGGAGAAAATTTAGAAATTCTTGCTTATTTATTTTGGCCTGGCTTAGTTGTGATGGGAATTGCTTTTAAAGAATAG
- a CDS encoding GumC family protein has translation MAITSSGSVSQKTPDAKREFIWLRLIKYFTLAILANGALWGISFRYLKTAKPSYISEAILNVAMNSAGVSVNLPDIGQALTSNSSAFNSSSDPRENYKIIASSPSVLKAAAYKLKLSEEDFGEAKITIINNTTMLRLSLSANNPQLAQKKLNILYIVLTQRVNTLRQAEQKERSKSNLQSLIEAQKKLTNAQHRLSQYKARSGFNSSEQVKSLINNIEDLRKQRSEIFAQQQQTGRQLQQLSVNLNLSPQEAADALILQTDQQFQKTLTEYTTATTTLASLLPDRGVNYPDVVDAKQKQDAALQMMLERAKVLLNREVYPSILQRLNLDNSGGSGVKRAELFQNLITLSSNYQGLTAQVRTFTEQIKQLEARLNTLSQKELVLDDLLRELQISEAIFASTLAKVDLGKGDSFGAFPLIQMIEEPTLADTPASPKPKLVLAGSLIGSIFITLGLTLIWWRSSILTTTKRIVKEILA, from the coding sequence ATGGCTATTACATCATCTGGTTCTGTATCTCAAAAAACTCCCGATGCGAAAAGAGAATTTATTTGGTTGCGGTTGATTAAATATTTTACTCTTGCCATTCTTGCTAATGGTGCATTATGGGGAATTTCTTTTCGTTATCTTAAAACCGCTAAACCCAGCTATATCAGTGAAGCGATTTTAAATGTAGCGATGAATAGTGCAGGAGTTAGTGTTAATTTACCTGATATCGGGCAAGCTTTAACCTCAAATTCTTCAGCTTTTAACAGTTCTTCAGACCCCAGAGAGAACTATAAAATTATTGCCAGTAGCCCCTCTGTTTTAAAAGCCGCAGCCTATAAACTTAAATTATCAGAAGAAGACTTTGGTGAAGCGAAAATTACTATTATCAATAATACTACCATGCTCCGTTTATCTCTCAGTGCTAATAATCCCCAGTTAGCACAAAAAAAATTAAATATACTTTATATAGTTCTTACTCAACGAGTTAATACTTTACGGCAAGCTGAACAAAAAGAACGTAGTAAATCCAATCTCCAATCCCTTATCGAAGCTCAAAAAAAATTGACCAATGCTCAACATCGTTTATCTCAATATAAAGCCCGATCTGGCTTTAATTCTTCGGAGCAAGTTAAAAGCTTAATTAATAACATTGAAGACTTGAGAAAACAGCGCTCAGAAATTTTTGCCCAACAGCAACAAACTGGGCGACAATTACAACAGTTATCGGTCAATTTAAATCTTTCTCCCCAAGAAGCCGCAGATGCTTTAATCTTACAAACTGATCAGCAATTTCAAAAAACTTTAACTGAATATACCACAGCAACAACGACTTTAGCCAGTTTATTACCTGATCGTGGAGTTAATTATCCTGATGTTGTTGATGCCAAACAAAAGCAAGATGCCGCTTTGCAAATGATGTTGGAACGAGCAAAAGTATTATTAAATCGAGAAGTTTACCCATCAATTTTACAACGTCTTAATCTTGATAATAGTGGGGGTTCAGGCGTAAAACGAGCAGAATTATTTCAAAATCTAATAACCCTCTCTTCTAACTATCAAGGATTAACGGCTCAAGTCAGAACTTTTACAGAACAAATCAAACAATTAGAAGCTAGATTAAATACTCTCTCTCAAAAAGAATTGGTTTTAGATGATTTGTTAAGGGAATTACAGATTTCTGAAGCTATCTTTGCCTCTACTCTTGCTAAAGTTGATTTGGGCAAAGGTGATTCTTTTGGTGCTTTTCCTCTGATTCAAATGATTGAAGAACCTACTCTTGCCGATACGCCGGCTTCTCCTAAACCGAAGTTAGTATTAGCGGGTTCTTTAATTGGTTCAATTTTTATTACTTTAGGACTCACTTTAATTTGGTGGCGAAGCTCTATTTTAACGACCACTAAACGAATAGTCAAGGAAATTTTAGCTTAA
- a CDS encoding polysaccharide biosynthesis/export family protein, whose product MTLICLKASSGLSLPLSPGDRLEVSIPNEKYFTGVYEVNQDGNLEIPYLGLLAVGGLEPIEVQQKLSQALIEQQYFPPGKLKLSIEILRWAPITVTVKGEVFNPGRVLINENNQTEQNNTFTSESRQITGSNPLNRYLTDAIRATGGVLPSADLRHIRIIRAEQEIVADLSGEFSGEPVKDIPLVADDQIIVPDLGQFQAELVRPSQITPPGIKVFVSNLSVPATSNATSAIGNREEGITFPYGARFSHAVISANCAGGTKPTNADRKAILVRVNRISGETTVIERKVEDLLRESQNDQDNPFLMPRDGVACYDSEITNTRDVFRTIADFLSPLNPLLLLRNLFR is encoded by the coding sequence GTGACACTTATTTGTTTAAAGGCCTCATCGGGGTTAAGCTTGCCTCTGTCTCCTGGCGATCGTTTAGAAGTTTCTATTCCCAATGAAAAGTATTTTACAGGGGTTTATGAAGTTAACCAAGATGGGAATTTAGAAATCCCTTATTTAGGTCTTTTAGCTGTAGGCGGATTAGAACCGATTGAAGTTCAGCAAAAGTTGAGTCAAGCGTTAATCGAGCAACAATATTTTCCGCCGGGGAAGCTAAAACTTAGTATTGAGATTTTACGCTGGGCCCCGATAACTGTTACGGTCAAAGGAGAAGTCTTCAATCCCGGTAGAGTTTTAATTAATGAAAATAATCAAACTGAACAAAACAATACATTTACCTCAGAATCCCGTCAAATTACTGGGAGCAATCCCCTTAACCGCTATTTAACCGATGCAATACGGGCTACCGGTGGGGTTTTACCTTCAGCAGACCTTCGTCATATTCGTATTATTCGCGCAGAGCAAGAAATCGTCGCCGATCTTTCTGGAGAATTTAGTGGTGAACCTGTAAAAGATATTCCTCTAGTCGCTGATGATCAAATTATCGTGCCGGATCTAGGGCAATTTCAAGCTGAATTAGTGCGTCCTTCTCAAATTACTCCCCCCGGTATCAAAGTTTTTGTCTCGAACCTTTCTGTGCCGGCAACGAGTAATGCTACTTCGGCTATCGGAAACCGAGAAGAAGGAATTACTTTTCCTTATGGAGCAAGGTTCAGCCATGCCGTTATTTCCGCTAACTGTGCCGGTGGAACTAAACCGACTAATGCTGATCGAAAGGCGATTTTAGTGCGTGTTAACCGAATTTCTGGGGAGACAACCGTTATTGAACGTAAAGTCGAAGATTTATTAAGAGAATCCCAAAATGATCAAGATAATCCTTTTTTAATGCCAAGAGATGGAGTCGCTTGTTATGATTCTGAAATCACTAATACTAGAGATGTTTTTCGTACTATTGCCGATTTTTTAAGTCCTCTTAACCCTCTATTACTTTTACGAAATCTGTTTCGCTGA
- a CDS encoding lipopolysaccharide biosynthesis protein: MLFNILKAKLKQIDSPFVRNVGWLGGSGAVIRVSRLITTVILARFLSSYDYGLAAIILTTNEFIRVFSRNGVGIRLIQGDEKQLEALSQSAYWLNWVVFAGLFGLQCGVAFPLAWFYDDKRLILPICAMALNLLLIPFGLVQAALLQREGRFKVIALTEMLQISTDNILSGILAFFGLGMWAIVLPKILVAPIWVYIIIKNHAWRPHGQFTTRHWGELFQFGRNILGVELLYTLRANLDYLIIGRFLSVEALGIYYFAFNAGLGISLSVMSSIKSALLPHLCDARAHPQLFKARYYHSLKTIGLILIPLVLLQSGLAPFYVPLVFGHKWIPAIPILILICLSAISRPFADSASQLLLAVDQPQKDLMWNLIFTAIFAVGLLIGVHWQSLGVAFAVLLTHLICLPVFTLWVMRYVFRTQLQYNEI, translated from the coding sequence ATGCTCTTTAATATTTTAAAAGCCAAACTCAAACAGATAGATAGTCCCTTCGTTCGAAATGTGGGATGGCTGGGGGGATCTGGGGCTGTTATTCGAGTATCTCGTTTAATCACTACCGTGATTCTTGCTCGTTTTCTTTCCTCCTATGATTATGGATTAGCCGCCATTATTTTGACCACTAATGAATTTATCCGTGTCTTTTCTCGTAACGGCGTTGGGATTCGACTGATCCAAGGGGATGAAAAACAGTTAGAGGCTTTATCCCAGTCCGCTTATTGGCTTAACTGGGTGGTTTTTGCGGGACTATTTGGATTACAGTGTGGGGTGGCGTTCCCTTTGGCTTGGTTTTATGATGATAAGCGTCTCATTTTGCCGATTTGCGCTATGGCCTTAAATTTATTGTTGATTCCCTTTGGCCTGGTTCAAGCGGCTTTACTCCAACGAGAAGGACGTTTTAAAGTGATTGCCCTGACCGAAATGTTACAAATTTCCACAGATAATATACTTTCGGGTATTTTAGCTTTTTTTGGCTTAGGAATGTGGGCGATTGTACTACCTAAAATCTTGGTAGCTCCCATTTGGGTTTATATCATTATTAAAAACCATGCGTGGCGGCCTCATGGACAATTTACGACCCGTCATTGGGGCGAACTATTTCAGTTTGGACGCAATATTTTAGGGGTAGAATTACTCTATACCCTACGGGCGAATTTAGATTATTTGATTATTGGACGTTTTTTAAGTGTAGAGGCTTTAGGAATCTATTATTTTGCTTTTAATGCTGGTCTGGGTATTAGTTTAAGCGTTATGTCTTCGATAAAATCCGCTTTACTGCCTCATTTATGTGATGCTCGTGCCCACCCTCAACTATTTAAAGCCAGATACTACCATAGTCTAAAAACCATTGGATTAATCTTGATTCCTTTAGTTTTGCTACAATCAGGTTTAGCACCCTTTTATGTTCCCCTTGTCTTTGGTCACAAGTGGATTCCGGCAATTCCAATTCTGATTTTAATTTGTTTGTCCGCTATCTCTAGACCTTTTGCTGATTCGGCTTCCCAGTTATTACTAGCTGTGGATCAACCCCAAAAAGACTTAATGTGGAATTTGATATTTACTGCTATATTTGCTGTAGGGTTGCTCATAGGCGTTCACTGGCAAAGCTTAGGTGTAGCCTTTGCGGTCTTGTTAACTCATCTGATTTGTTTACCAGTGTTTACTCTTTGGGTCATGCGATATGTCTTTCGGACTCAATTGCAATATAACGAAATTTAG
- a CDS encoding glycosyltransferase family 4 protein, translated as MTKPKILHLIGDQRFGGSNHLVKQLVDSSLQKKFDFVVLKLEEAKLQLKQLRPALIIFHYPCAWKYLLDLVFLKRYSPVFICDHHYCQGFEKYQVPSVFRFHLMLKIAYLIADGVISISVAQHDWMKKHQLVNSTKVRIIQSASKIDALLNIETKPCQSPLKLGAYGRFAHQKGFDVLLNAIALLPPELFQLYLGGYGPQEAQIQAIVAKLPQVKFLGKINDLPAFLSSCDVIVVPSRWEACGLVCLEAKAAGKPVLVSAVDGLCEQVNNCGILVPPDNSQQLAEAIFSLPEQNLALWGKIGRESVRKAWSDFLIQWEQFLQEVITNKSFESQ; from the coding sequence ATGACTAAACCCAAAATCTTACATCTTATTGGAGATCAACGATTTGGAGGTTCTAACCATCTGGTTAAACAGCTAGTTGACTCTTCATTGCAGAAAAAATTTGATTTTGTCGTTCTAAAATTAGAAGAGGCTAAACTTCAATTAAAACAATTACGCCCCGCTCTCATTATCTTTCATTATCCCTGTGCTTGGAAATACCTGTTAGACCTAGTATTTCTCAAACGATATAGCCCGGTTTTTATTTGCGATCATCATTACTGCCAAGGGTTTGAAAAGTATCAAGTCCCCTCAGTTTTTCGTTTTCATCTCATGTTAAAGATAGCATATTTAATTGCCGACGGAGTGATCAGTATCTCAGTTGCTCAACATGATTGGATGAAAAAACATCAATTAGTAAATTCAACTAAGGTTAGAATTATTCAGTCTGCCTCTAAAATTGATGCGCTTTTAAATATTGAGACAAAACCTTGCCAAAGCCCTTTAAAATTGGGAGCTTATGGACGGTTTGCCCACCAGAAAGGATTTGATGTTCTCCTCAATGCTATCGCTCTTTTACCTCCTGAACTATTTCAGCTTTATTTAGGAGGTTATGGACCTCAAGAGGCTCAAATCCAAGCTATAGTTGCAAAACTGCCTCAAGTAAAATTTTTAGGCAAAATTAATGATTTACCCGCTTTTTTGTCCTCTTGTGATGTAATTGTTGTGCCCTCCCGATGGGAAGCTTGCGGATTGGTCTGTTTAGAAGCCAAAGCGGCTGGAAAACCGGTTTTAGTGTCGGCGGTAGATGGTTTATGTGAACAGGTGAACAACTGCGGGATATTAGTCCCACCCGATAATTCACAACAATTAGCTGAAGCAATTTTCTCTCTTCCAGAGCAAAACCTGGCACTTTGGGGAAAAATTGGGCGAGAGTCAGTTAGAAAAGCGTGGTCTGATTTTCTCATCCAATGGGAACAGTTTTTACAAGAAGTAATCACCAACAAATCTTTTGAATCTCAATAA
- a CDS encoding sulfotransferase family protein, with protein MVFPNFLIIGAAKAGTTALHSYLQQHPQIYMTPEKETNFFAFEGKKLNFQGTGDEAINKFSITDIINYEKVFNQVKNEIAVGEACPLYLYSPEAAAKIKTYLPNVKLVIILRHPVSRAYANFLHLVRDDREPNKDFFQALQLESQRIKDNWEWFWHYIQLGFYAQQLKRYYELFSSEQIQVYLYDDFLVEPIKIIQNIFDFVQVDKTFLPDLSIRPNKSGMPKNLLLHRFLTKPNPIKTLLKPLFPTSVRQKIQHQNLVTPEICLASQKLLLDLYREDILECQDLIGRKLSNWLK; from the coding sequence GTGGTTTTCCCCAACTTTCTGATTATTGGTGCGGCTAAGGCTGGAACCACAGCTTTACACAGTTATTTACAACAACATCCACAAATATATATGACTCCTGAAAAAGAAACAAACTTTTTTGCTTTTGAAGGTAAAAAGCTTAATTTTCAAGGTACGGGTGATGAAGCCATTAATAAATTTTCTATTACCGATATAATTAATTATGAAAAAGTATTTAATCAAGTAAAAAATGAAATAGCAGTTGGAGAAGCTTGTCCCCTTTATCTTTATTCTCCAGAAGCAGCCGCCAAAATCAAGACTTATCTTCCGAATGTTAAGTTAGTGATTATTTTGCGTCATCCCGTCTCACGAGCTTACGCTAATTTTTTGCATTTAGTTCGAGATGATAGAGAACCAAACAAAGACTTCTTTCAAGCTTTACAATTAGAATCTCAACGAATTAAAGATAATTGGGAATGGTTTTGGCATTATATTCAACTTGGGTTTTATGCTCAACAGTTAAAACGTTATTACGAACTCTTCTCTTCAGAGCAAATTCAAGTTTATCTTTATGATGATTTTTTAGTTGAGCCAATTAAAATTATACAAAATATTTTTGATTTTGTTCAAGTTGATAAAACTTTTTTACCAGATTTGTCGATACGTCCCAATAAATCGGGTATGCCTAAAAATCTTTTGCTACATCGATTTTTAACAAAACCCAATCCCATCAAAACTTTACTTAAGCCACTATTTCCGACTTCAGTTAGGCAAAAAATTCAGCATCAAAACTTAGTTACCCCTGAAATTTGTTTAGCTAGTCAAAAATTATTATTAGATTTGTATCGAGAGGATATTTTAGAATGTCAAGATTTAATCGGACGTAAATTATCAAATTGGCTAAAATAA
- a CDS encoding sugar transferase, with protein sequence MQNQYPCQSCHPKKCSFVQKSYLLQVPPQLTIVETQLFQQNFEAICHQLSSPKRIILDFVETHWIDGSGIIGLAKIAKLAAQEEITLVSWSISPQIQQIFLKAGLSQEFNTESCKDTIFICNTPIRSHPSVTSKLKRGIDIVGALVGLAITAVLFIPIAVAIKWDNSGPIFYSQIRRGYLGKPFRIWKFRSMVTNAEKLKYKIQNQANGPIFKNENDPRITRVGRFLRKTSLDEFPQFWNVLLGDMSLVGTRPPTLNEVEQYEIVYGQRLNVKPGLTGEWQVNGRSKILNFCEIVKLDLKYQKNWSVYYDLKIIFKTFYVLFSRGNGAY encoded by the coding sequence ATGCAGAATCAATACCCTTGTCAGTCTTGTCACCCGAAAAAATGTAGCTTTGTTCAGAAGTCTTATTTACTTCAAGTTCCTCCTCAATTAACTATTGTAGAAACTCAGCTATTCCAACAAAATTTTGAAGCAATTTGTCATCAATTATCAAGTCCTAAGCGAATTATATTAGATTTTGTTGAAACTCATTGGATAGATGGTAGCGGAATCATAGGACTAGCTAAAATAGCAAAACTAGCGGCTCAAGAGGAAATTACTCTAGTTAGCTGGAGTATATCACCCCAAATTCAACAAATTTTTTTAAAAGCTGGATTATCGCAAGAATTTAATACTGAGTCTTGTAAAGATACAATTTTTATTTGTAATACTCCTATCAGGTCTCATCCTTCCGTCACTTCCAAACTTAAACGCGGAATCGATATTGTAGGAGCCTTAGTCGGGTTAGCCATTACTGCTGTTTTATTTATTCCTATTGCCGTTGCTATTAAATGGGATAATTCAGGGCCAATTTTTTATAGCCAGATTAGACGAGGTTATTTAGGTAAACCTTTTCGTATTTGGAAATTTCGTTCAATGGTCACAAATGCTGAAAAACTTAAGTATAAAATACAGAATCAAGCTAATGGACCTATTTTTAAAAATGAAAACGATCCTAGAATTACCCGCGTCGGTCGTTTTTTAAGAAAAACTAGCTTAGATGAATTTCCTCAGTTTTGGAATGTTCTGTTAGGAGATATGAGTTTAGTGGGTACTCGTCCACCTACTTTAAATGAAGTGGAACAATATGAAATTGTTTATGGCCAACGTTTAAATGTTAAACCGGGCTTAACGGGAGAATGGCAAGTTAATGGACGGTCAAAAATTCTTAACTTTTGTGAAATTGTTAAACTGGATTTAAAATATCAAAAAAACTGGAGTGTTTACTATGATTTAAAAATTATCTTTAAAACTTTTTATGTTTTATTTAGCCGGGGTAATGGAGCTTATTAA
- the pssD gene encoding PssD/Cps14F family polysaccharide biosynthesis glycosyltransferase, whose amino-acid sequence MKILLVSSTGGHFNALQQLRSFWSQHECIWVTFDTESTRIALQNQSVYWAFSPTNRHLLNLMRNFLLAWQVIKFERPQLILSTGAGVAVPFIILGKLFRCKTVFIESYTRIKELSLSARLVLPFLDKLYVQWPSLKTKYPQAEFLSDFCRKVTH is encoded by the coding sequence ATGAAAATTTTGCTAGTTTCTTCAACAGGTGGTCATTTTAACGCTTTACAACAACTCCGCTCTTTTTGGAGTCAGCATGAGTGTATTTGGGTGACATTTGACACAGAATCGACACGCATTGCTCTGCAAAATCAATCAGTTTACTGGGCTTTTTCACCCACTAATCGTCACTTACTCAATCTAATGAGAAACTTTTTACTAGCTTGGCAAGTGATCAAGTTTGAACGGCCTCAATTAATTTTATCTACTGGTGCTGGGGTGGCGGTTCCCTTTATTATTTTAGGTAAACTTTTTCGATGCAAAACGGTTTTTATTGAGTCTTACACCCGGATTAAGGAATTAAGTTTATCTGCTCGTTTAGTCTTACCTTTTTTAGATAAACTTTATGTTCAATGGCCAAGCTTAAAGACCAAATATCCTCAAGCAGAATTCTTGAGTGATTTCTGCCGAAAAGTAACCCATTAA